The genomic interval TGAGAAAAAGGCGGATTTAGAAATGCTTTTTGAAAACTATCTTGAACTGCATTTTTTGAACTCTGCTCTAAACAGCTTTTATTTTCAATATGACTTTTACCATCCCCTCTAAAAAACATATTTAACGTAGCTAATGCCCATATAGTCGGGTTTGTATCAAACCCATAAAGATCTCTTTTTACTTTTTGTATTGCTCGGGGGCCATGAGCACCTGACATCATTTTATCAAATGCAGCAACTAAAAACCCTCCTGTTCCACAAGTTATATCTATTACTTTATCCGTTGATTTTGCATCAATGAGTTCTACACAAAAACGTGTGATGTGCCTTGGCGTAAATACAATACCTAATGCATTATTATCATATCCATACCGCAGAAATGCCTCATAAAATAAACCTAAAAAATCTGTATCTGTTTGAAGTACAGATTTAATATTCAAGCTTTTTAGTAAATGAACAACCTTCGCAATTTGCGGACTCAAACGATCATAGTCAGCACCTAGTAATTTTAAACTTTCTTCCAGTCTAGGTTTCTTTTCTTCAGATAAATCAACTGATTCATCTATGGCTTCTTTAATTAAACTGTTAATACTCACAAGTGAAGCACCTTCAGATATATTTATTTCACCTTGATACATAGCTAAAGAAATAGCTCCAATTACCTTAGGTCGTAAAGGAGCTTCTACTCGTGCAGCTCTAAGAATTTTACTCAACTCTATTGCTGCATCTATAAACTCTGAAACACCAGGAACATCAACTTCAGTTGTTGCATCATTTGCAGCCAAAGCTACTTCAATTTCTCTTCTCGTGGGAATTGTTGTTATTTCGTAACCACGAGATAATAATGGCTTCCACTCACCATCCTTTAGGTATTTTACTTCTACAGCAAAACCATGATTCTCTTCACCAGCAGCCCCAACGGCAAATTTAACACTATAAGAAGAGTTTTTGTTAATAGTATTTGCATACTCAACAGCCTCATCAATAGCTTGCTGTATTTTATCGGAAGTGTTTTTAGCTTCAATTACAACTGTGGGGATCCCAGACTTTACCAAAACAAAATCAGGTCTTTCAAGCTTAAGTCCAATATCAGGAAAATAATCTATAATTTCCTGCTCTTCAAGTATTTCTCCACCTTGACTTGGATGCCCTAATTTCCACCCTCGTTTTTGTGCTTGTGACCTTAAATAATACCTAGCACGGCTTTCTGCTCTCTTTTTACTCATTATTTACCTTACTAAAAAACATCAAATCTCTCAGAACATTATATTATATGTGTCTATGATGATCAAAACCTAACGCCAAGCTCACCGGCAAAATAAAGTGTAGTGAGGAACAAGCGGAGCTTTATTTTGTCCGAGTGTAGCGCCTTGTTATGTGCTTTTTGATATGTCAGGAACCGTGTGATTATATACCGACAAGAAGCGGGTCTTTATTCCAAGCAAAAAGCATAATGTCGGAAGTTCTCAACGCTATTAAAAATTAACCAAATCCTATGGCTTATCAACTACATTCTGAAGCACGCACAACACCCAAGATTCGAGCTGAAATTCAGGCCTCAACACTTGGTCTGACAAAGTTAGCTAAAAAATACAATATCACCAAAGCAACCGCTTTAAAATGGCGTGGACGCGATGAGGTTGAAGATCGTTCGCATCGTCCACACAAACTTAATACCACCTTGAACGAGGCTCAGGAAGATATTGTCGTTGAGCTGCGCCGCTTTTTACTGTTACCGATTGATGATTTGTTAGTTGTTACCCGCGAGTTTATTAACCTCGATGTTTCTCGCTCTGGATTAGGACGCTGCTTAACCCGTCATGGCGTGGGTAATATCAGGGCTTTAAGAGCCGAACAGAACCCAAGTGAAGAGAAAACAGTCTCCAAAAAAGCGTTTAAAAATTACGCGCCTGGCTTTATTCATATCGACATCAAATATTTACCCAAAATGCCTGACGAAGCCCATCATCGTTATTTATTTGTCGCCATTGATAGAGCCACACGTTGGGTTTACTTTCGTATTTATGCTGACCAAACCCAAGTCAGTAGCGTTGATTTCCTACGGCGGGTAACTGAAGCTTGCCCCGTTCACATTAATAAAATATTGACGGATAATGGTACTCAATTTACTGATCGCTTTACCAGCAAGGAAAAGCAAGCTACAGGCAATCATGCGTTTGATAAGGCTTGTACCGAACACGCAATTGAACATCGACTCATTCCGCCACGCCACCCACAAACTAACGGCATGGTGGAACGATTTAATGGACGCATCAGCGAACTAAATAAACAAACCCACTTCACCAGTGCGGCTGAACTTGAAGCTACTTTATATGCCTATTTGAAAGTTTACAACCACCAAATTCCGCAACGTGCCTTAAACCATCAAACACCAATACAGGCATTAATGGAATGGCAAAAAACAACCCCCGATATTTTTACTAAAACCGTACATAATCATACGGGTCTTGACAAATAACCAACCAACGGACTCTGATATTAACAGGTAAAATCAAGCTGGCTGACCCTCTTGATTGTTTTATTGAGTTTATTGGTGTTTCCTGTTATTTATAGCTTTGTTTTACAACAACAAGAAAATCGGTTGCAAAATTAACCCTATTAACCCGCACAACAAGAAAGTTCGTTGACATCTTTATTAAACGTTTGAGCGCAAAGTTTAATCCCTTCGACCATGGTTAAATAAGGAAATAATTGCCCTGCTAATGTTTCAATCGTCATTTTATTATGAATGGCTAAGACAGCGGTTTGAATCATTTCACCTGCTTCGGCTGCTAATATCTGCGCCCCGATTAATTGATGGCTTTCAGCCTCCATGACCAGCTTGACAAACCCTTGGGTTTCAAAGTTCGCCAGTGAACGCGGTACGTTTTCCAAAGGTAATAATCGACTGACTGTTTTAATATTGTTTTTATCGGCTTGAATTTCAGTTAAACCGACTGTTGCCATTTGGGGATCGGTAAACATCACAGCAGGCATGGCTGATAGATTAATCGCTGCATCACCGCCTGTCATATTAATAGCGGCACGCGTTCCTGCGGCGGCGGCAACATAAACAAATTGCGGTTGATTCGTACAATCTCCTGCGGCATAAATATGTTCAACATTAGTTCGCATATGATCGTCAATACTGATAGCCCCCTCTTTACCTGTTTTTACCCCAGCCTGTTCCAAAGCCAAATCTTTAGTATTAGGGGGTCGTCCAGTGGCGATGAATAAGTTATCAGCTTTAATTATTTGACCTTGTGTCGTTTTTACAGTAAATTTTCCCGACGAAATAAAGCCTTTTTGATAACTAATTATTTCAGCTTGGGTATTATTAAGAATAGTCATCCCTTCTACTGTTAAAATTTTATGCAGTTCTGCCCCTATATCAGGATCTTCATTAAATAATAAGGAATGTCGCGCCAATAAAGTAACCTTTGTTCCCAGCCTCAAATAAGCTTGTGCGATTTCCAAAGCAACGATAGATGAACCAATAACGATTAAATGTTTAGGTAATTTATCTGCTGCCAAGGCTTCTGTTGAGGTCCAATAAGGCGTATCAGTTAAGCCTGAAATAGGCGGAATACTTGCCGACGCGCCTGTTGCAATTAGAAAACGGTCGGCACTCACTTCAATGGATTTATTATTCGCTTGTTCAATAATAAGAGTATTGGCATTTTTAAAACGGGCATTACCTTTGATGAGCTGAATATTAGGATTTTTTTCTAAAATATTTTCATATTTAGCTTTTCTCAGCTCATCTACTCTGGCTTGTTGTTGTGCGAATAATTTTTTACGGTCGATAATAGGGGTTTGTTTTTCAATTCCCTCAAAAGAATGATGTTGTTGCAAATGGGCAATATGCGCTGCACGAATCATTATTTTTGAAGGCACACAGCCTATATTGACACACGTCCCACCAATCACAGGGTTTCGCTCAATTAAAGTGACGTTAGCCCCGTTTTCTACCGCCTTAATAGCACACGCAAACGCCCCTGAACCTGTCCCAATAATGGCAACATGCAATTGTTTTTGAGTGTCGGGTTTATCTAACTCGGTGACGGTGTAGCCTTTATCGGTAATTTGGTTAATTAAAAAGGCTAAGGTACATTCACTTGTTACCGTTAAAATCCCCAGACTTTTAGGATGAGAGACTTCAATTTCCACCCCCTCAAACGCATTTAATTTTTTTTCAATGCCAGCGGCACAACCTGAACAAGTCATGCCTTCAATTTTTAAATGTTTAGTCCACATAATATTTTTCAGGGTTATTTTTTACGAATAGTCGCAGGATAACCTGCTTCTGTCGTTGCTTTAATTAATTTTTCTAGACTACTTTTTTTAGTATCAAAAGTAACCGTAGCCGTTTTTTTATCAGAATCTACCGTTACCTTTTGAACCCCGTTGACTTTTTCCAAGGATTTTTTAATAGTGAACTTGCACATAGCACAGGTCATATTTTGCATATCAAAGATCACTGTTTGAACACTTTTTTCTACTGTCACCTTTTCAGTCGTTTCGGCATAAACATTTTGCATCGCAAAAGGCATTAATAATAAACTGACACCTAAAAATAATTTCTTAATCATTATAATTCTCCAATTGTTATCCCATCAACCAAGGCGCATACCAAGGAAAAGCCAGCAATGATACTATCACTATTGACACAATCCAAAAAATTAAGCGTTGGTTACGCAAAACTTTAGGATTGACACACATAGCCCCCTCTTCACAATTTTCTTCGGAGAGGTATAATTTCATAAAAGCCACCCAAATTAACAATAAAGTGAGTGCAAATAAAAAGGGTCTAATTGCTGTCATTGAGGTTAATGTACTCATCCACGCGCCACCAATCCCTAAAGACAATAACAATAAAGGTAGAACACAACAGGCCGATGCACCAATAGCAGCGAGTACCGCACCTGTTCCCAGCCAAGACAGGCTTTTATCGGGTTTTTCTTCTTCATTAGTCATAATAAATCTCTGTTAGTTTAAGTTATCTAAAAGTATAAACTCTGTACTATACTACAGAGTCAAGAGGTTTTTTTAATGCCTGAATTAAGGGACAATTATTAATTTCATCAGTTTCAGGACACTGATCAATAAAGTTTTCTAAGGTTGTTTTAATTTGTCGTAAATCATCTAACTTGGCTTTAACAATCGTTAATTTTTGTTCCGCCAATAATTTAGCTTCTGAACAATGCGCGCCATCATCTAATTTTAAGAGTGCTTGTATTTCTGTCAGTGTAAAACCTAAACATTTAGCTTGTTTAATAAATAATAGTTTCGATAAGGTTTCGTCAGAATAAGTGCGATAACCAGAACTGGGTTTATCGGGGATTGAGATTAAGCCACGTTGTTGATAAAAGCGGATGGTTTCAATATTGATATTCGCTTTTTTGGCTAATTTTCCGATAGTCAATTTGATTGCTTTGATTTGCATTATAAATTGAGCCATTAACTACATTTAGGATCATGTAACATCGCATTTTCAGCCTGTTTTTCAAGCTGAATTGTTGCATGTTCAATATGATAATGCGCGTGCAAATCGTGTTGGATTTTTTGTAAAAAATCATTGCTAATCTGCTCATCTGTTACCACTAAATGAACAGATAGAGCTGTTTCTGTGGTACTTAAAGCCCAAACGTGTAAATCGTGTAAATTCACTACTGAGGGCAAGCTGGAAAAATAGACTTTTATTTTAGAAATAGCTATATTTTCAGGAACAGCATCAATGGCAAGATTGAAGGAATCTTTTAATAAACTCATCGTACTAATAAGAATAACAATAGCTACCAAAATACTGATTGCTGGATCAATAATCATCAAATCTGTTTTCATAATCACCAGTCCAGAAATAACCACGCCAAGTGATATAACTGCATCGGCAACCATGTGTAAAAAAGCTCCTTTAATATTCAAATCCTCTTTTTGCCCTTGTACAAATAACCAAGCGGTAACAGAATTAATAATCACCCCGATGCCTGCAACAATAATAATAACAAGACTATCGACCTCATGAGGTTCATTAAATCGCCCGATAGCTTCCCAAACAATGCCGCCTAATGTCATCAGTAATAAAATCGCGCTGATATTAGAGGCGATAATAGTGATTTTTCGATAGCCATAGGTTCTTTTTTCAGAGGCAGATTTTTTAGATAATAGACTTGCTCCCCATGCTAAAATCAAACTAAAAACATCGCTTAAATTATGTCCAGCATCAGCTAATAAGGCCAAAGAAGAAGATGAAAGTCCATAAGCGA from Methylococcales bacterium carries:
- a CDS encoding IS481 family transposase, encoding MAYQLHSEARTTPKIRAEIQASTLGLTKLAKKYNITKATALKWRGRDEVEDRSHRPHKLNTTLNEAQEDIVVELRRFLLLPIDDLLVVTREFINLDVSRSGLGRCLTRHGVGNIRALRAEQNPSEEKTVSKKAFKNYAPGFIHIDIKYLPKMPDEAHHRYLFVAIDRATRWVYFRIYADQTQVSSVDFLRRVTEACPVHINKILTDNGTQFTDRFTSKEKQATGNHAFDKACTEHAIEHRLIPPRHPQTNGMVERFNGRISELNKQTHFTSAAELEATLYAYLKVYNHQIPQRALNHQTPIQALMEWQKTTPDIFTKTVHNHTGLDK
- a CDS encoding mercuric transporter MerT family protein, which produces MTNEEEKPDKSLSWLGTGAVLAAIGASACCVLPLLLLSLGIGGAWMSTLTSMTAIRPFLFALTLLLIWVAFMKLYLSEENCEEGAMCVNPKVLRNQRLIFWIVSIVIVSLLAFPWYAPWLMG
- a CDS encoding cation transporter, giving the protein MIKKLFLGVSLLLMPFAMQNVYAETTEKVTVEKSVQTVIFDMQNMTCAMCKFTIKKSLEKVNGVQKVTVDSDKKTATVTFDTKKSSLEKLIKATTEAGYPATIRKK
- a CDS encoding N-6 DNA methylase, which translates into the protein MSKKRAESRARYYLRSQAQKRGWKLGHPSQGGEILEEQEIIDYFPDIGLKLERPDFVLVKSGIPTVVIEAKNTSDKIQQAIDEAVEYANTINKNSSYSVKFAVGAAGEENHGFAVEVKYLKDGEWKPLLSRGYEITTIPTRREIEVALAANDATTEVDVPGVSEFIDAAIELSKILRAARVEAPLRPKVIGAISLAMYQGEINISEGASLVSINSLIKEAIDESVDLSEEKKPRLEESLKLLGADYDRLSPQIAKVVHLLKSLNIKSVLQTDTDFLGLFYEAFLRYGYDNNALGIVFTPRHITRFCVELIDAKSTDKVIDITCGTGGFLVAAFDKMMSGAHGPRAIQKVKRDLYGFDTNPTIWALATLNMFFRGDGKSHIENKSCLEQSSKNAVQDSFQKAFLNPPFSQDGEPERDFIDASMNALVPEGLIAVVVKAGIFADDDNKSWRREFTRNHTVLAMISLPEDLFYPTAAPTSILIAKAHIPQRMDDNVLMSRIDNDGYEKLKGRRVEISGSQLPVTEEAFKSVMLGNAVENDNSISIISKLILEGNEWSPQQWLSQPIETEKKL
- a CDS encoding MerR family transcriptional regulator; translated protein: MAQFIMQIKAIKLTIGKLAKKANINIETIRFYQQRGLISIPDKPSSGYRTYSDETLSKLLFIKQAKCLGFTLTEIQALLKLDDGAHCSEAKLLAEQKLTIVKAKLDDLRQIKTTLENFIDQCPETDEINNCPLIQALKKPLDSVV
- the merA gene encoding mercury(II) reductase, giving the protein MWTKHLKIEGMTCSGCAAGIEKKLNAFEGVEIEVSHPKSLGILTVTSECTLAFLINQITDKGYTVTELDKPDTQKQLHVAIIGTGSGAFACAIKAVENGANVTLIERNPVIGGTCVNIGCVPSKIMIRAAHIAHLQQHHSFEGIEKQTPIIDRKKLFAQQQARVDELRKAKYENILEKNPNIQLIKGNARFKNANTLIIEQANNKSIEVSADRFLIATGASASIPPISGLTDTPYWTSTEALAADKLPKHLIVIGSSIVALEIAQAYLRLGTKVTLLARHSLLFNEDPDIGAELHKILTVEGMTILNNTQAEIISYQKGFISSGKFTVKTTQGQIIKADNLFIATGRPPNTKDLALEQAGVKTGKEGAISIDDHMRTNVEHIYAAGDCTNQPQFVYVAAAAGTRAAINMTGGDAAINLSAMPAVMFTDPQMATVGLTEIQADKNNIKTVSRLLPLENVPRSLANFETQGFVKLVMEAESHQLIGAQILAAEAGEMIQTAVLAIHNKMTIETLAGQLFPYLTMVEGIKLCAQTFNKDVNELSCCAG
- a CDS encoding cation diffusion facilitator family transporter, which encodes MSDHHHHHHHGVQNYNKAFALGIMLNSVFVGIEVAYGLSSSSLALLADAGHNLSDVFSLILAWGASLLSKKSASEKRTYGYRKITIIASNISAILLLMTLGGIVWEAIGRFNEPHEVDSLVIIIVAGIGVIINSVTAWLFVQGQKEDLNIKGAFLHMVADAVISLGVVISGLVIMKTDLMIIDPAISILVAIVILISTMSLLKDSFNLAIDAVPENIAISKIKVYFSSLPSVVNLHDLHVWALSTTETALSVHLVVTDEQISNDFLQKIQHDLHAHYHIEHATIQLEKQAENAMLHDPKCS